One window from the genome of Sphaerotilus microaerophilus encodes:
- a CDS encoding IS701 family transposase: MKPTSRDYCQFLISTQINYTQTYFADHHQRFSHDAINRYLQAANISPADVWNLARRNIEFDDDACLVFDDSVLDKNHSHKIELVRKQYSGNAHGLIKGIGVVNCLYVNIKTGHYWIIDWRIYAPDEDGKSKLDHVQEMFDNAMAHKKLPFRTVLMDSWYATMDLMKHIHRAGKHFYCPLKSNRKVDDSQGQQPYKAVSTLQWSAQEHVHGKHVKLFKFPSDIKLKLFRVVVDTNRTDWVVTNDLSQDSTDDTHEMCAVRWKIEQYHREIKQVLGIEKCQCRMARSQKNHIACAILAWVHLCETAKALKTNIYSLKKGILSEFLKKELRSPTIRMAPI, translated from the coding sequence ATGAAACCCACGAGCCGAGACTACTGCCAATTTCTGATATCCACACAAATCAACTACACGCAGACCTATTTTGCGGATCACCATCAGAGGTTTTCTCATGACGCCATAAATCGCTACTTGCAGGCTGCCAATATCAGCCCGGCCGATGTCTGGAATCTGGCCCGACGAAACATCGAATTTGACGACGATGCCTGCCTGGTTTTCGATGACAGCGTTCTGGACAAGAACCACTCGCACAAAATCGAGCTGGTGCGCAAACAGTACAGCGGCAACGCCCACGGCCTGATCAAGGGCATTGGGGTGGTCAACTGCCTGTACGTGAACATCAAGACCGGCCACTACTGGATCATCGACTGGCGCATCTATGCGCCTGACGAAGACGGCAAGTCCAAGCTGGATCATGTCCAGGAGATGTTCGACAATGCCATGGCGCACAAGAAGCTGCCCTTTCGCACCGTGCTGATGGACTCCTGGTACGCCACCATGGATCTGATGAAGCACATCCACCGGGCGGGCAAGCACTTCTACTGCCCGCTCAAGAGCAATCGCAAGGTTGACGACAGCCAAGGCCAGCAGCCCTACAAGGCGGTCAGTACGCTGCAGTGGAGTGCCCAAGAACATGTGCATGGCAAACACGTCAAACTGTTCAAGTTTCCCAGTGACATCAAGCTGAAACTGTTCCGGGTTGTGGTTGATACCAATCGCACGGACTGGGTTGTGACAAACGACCTATCTCAAGATTCGACGGACGATACGCATGAGATGTGTGCCGTGCGCTGGAAGATTGAGCAGTACCACAGGGAGATCAAGCAGGTTCTTGGCATCGAAAAATGTCAGTGCAGAATGGCCCGGTCACAGAAGAATCACATCGCCTGCGCGATATTGGCCTGGGTCCACCTCTGCGAGACGGCCAAAGCGCTGAAGACAAACATCTACAGCCTGAAGAAGGGAATCCTCTCGGAATTCCTCAAGAAGGAACTTCGGTCACCAACCATTCGCATGGCACCCATCTGA
- a CDS encoding HNH endonuclease, whose product MPALRWQVFQRDRWKCVACGRGSHDDVILHVDHILPRSRGGTDSLDNFQTLCDRCNIGKSNRDDTDLRSAESPPVRSD is encoded by the coding sequence ATGCCCGCTCTTCGGTGGCAAGTCTTCCAGCGGGACCGTTGGAAATGCGTGGCCTGCGGGCGCGGCTCACATGATGACGTGATCTTGCATGTCGATCACATACTTCCGCGTTCGCGAGGTGGCACAGACAGTCTGGACAACTTTCAGACGCTGTGCGACCGGTGCAATATTGGCAAGAGCAACCGGGACGACACCGATCTGCGTTCAGCAGAGTCGCCGCCCGTACGATCAGACTGA
- a CDS encoding HepT-like ribonuclease domain-containing protein yields the protein MAPDAAALLWDAHAAAQAVCGFVRGRSFSDYLADPMLSAAVERKLEIVGEALNQLRKVDAATAAQIPELNAAVGLRNILIHAYGSVDHRLVWDVATAHLPELMARIERLLGTP from the coding sequence ATGGCGCCTGACGCGGCGGCCCTGCTGTGGGATGCGCATGCCGCCGCCCAGGCGGTGTGCGGCTTCGTGCGAGGCCGGAGCTTCAGCGACTACCTGGCCGACCCGATGCTGTCTGCCGCTGTCGAACGGAAACTGGAAATCGTCGGCGAGGCTCTCAACCAACTCCGCAAGGTGGATGCCGCCACCGCCGCGCAGATCCCCGAGTTGAATGCGGCGGTCGGCCTGCGGAACATCCTGATTCATGCCTACGGATCGGTGGACCATCGGCTCGTCTGGGATGTGGCGACGGCCCATCTGCCTGAATTGATGGCCCGAATTGAACGCCTGCTGGGGACTCCCTGA
- a CDS encoding nucleotidyltransferase family protein: MALPTFIQEHREDVAALCRRHHARRLDLFGSATRADFAPERSDLDFLVDLPSDLPPGGYAEAFFGLKRDLEALFERPVDLLSSQQIVNPYLRQRVDAERLTVYGA, encoded by the coding sequence ATGGCCCTGCCCACCTTCATCCAGGAGCACCGCGAAGACGTCGCGGCACTGTGCCGCCGCCATCACGCCCGGCGGCTGGATCTGTTCGGCTCGGCCACGCGCGCAGATTTCGCGCCAGAGCGAAGCGATCTCGACTTCCTGGTCGATCTGCCCAGCGACCTGCCGCCCGGCGGGTATGCCGAGGCCTTCTTCGGCCTGAAGCGCGACCTGGAAGCGCTGTTCGAGCGCCCGGTCGACCTGCTGAGCAGCCAGCAGATCGTCAACCCTTATCTGCGTCAGCGCGTCGATGCCGAACGGCTGACGGTGTATGGCGCCTGA
- a CDS encoding acyl-CoA synthetase, with the protein MTDASRLNPYDTNLDRNPANFVALSPLSFLERTARVYPQRLALVHGGLRQTWAQTFERCRRLASALSKRGIGLGDTVAAMLPNTPPMYEAHFGVPVTGAVLNTLNTRLDPEAIAFQLDHGEAKVLLTDREFSSTIARALALMTGPKPLVIDVLDAEFDGGKSLGELDYEAFLAEGDPAFAWTLPADEWQAISLNYTSGTTGNPKGVVTHHRGAYLNAVSNVVTWTMPQHPVYLWTLPMFHCNGWCFPWTMALQAGVSVCLRRVDPQLIFPLIREQQVTHMCGAPIVYGMLVNAPAALREGISHTVQGLIAGAAPPAAIIEGCERIGIDITHVYGLTEVYGPAAVCAKQEEWSGLPIEERAALNARQGVAYPLQQDVTVLNPETLQPVPADGETMGEIFFRGNIVMKGYLKNPEATQEAFKGGWFHTGDLAVMHPDGYVKIKDRSKDIIISGGENISSVEVEEVLYRHPAVALAAVVAVPDAKWGEVPCAVVELRDGVSATPEEIIEFCRGHMARYKVPKQIVFGVLPKTSTGKIQKFQLRQQFRSAAAIG; encoded by the coding sequence ATGACCGACGCCTCTCGCCTGAACCCCTACGACACCAACCTCGACCGCAACCCCGCCAACTTCGTGGCGCTGAGCCCTTTGAGCTTCCTGGAGCGCACGGCGAGGGTGTACCCGCAGCGCCTGGCGCTGGTGCACGGGGGGCTGCGGCAGACCTGGGCACAGACCTTCGAGCGCTGCCGCCGCCTGGCGTCGGCGCTCAGCAAGCGCGGCATCGGCCTGGGTGACACGGTGGCGGCCATGCTGCCCAACACCCCGCCGATGTACGAAGCCCACTTCGGCGTGCCGGTGACCGGCGCGGTGCTCAACACCCTGAACACCCGGCTCGACCCGGAGGCGATTGCCTTCCAGCTCGACCACGGCGAAGCCAAGGTCCTGCTGACCGACCGCGAGTTCTCCTCCACCATCGCCCGCGCGCTGGCGCTGATGACCGGCCCCAAGCCGCTGGTGATCGACGTGCTGGATGCGGAGTTCGACGGCGGCAAGAGCCTGGGTGAACTCGACTACGAAGCCTTCCTGGCCGAAGGCGACCCGGCCTTCGCCTGGACCTTGCCGGCCGACGAATGGCAGGCCATCTCGCTGAACTACACCAGCGGCACCACCGGCAACCCCAAGGGCGTGGTCACCCACCACCGCGGCGCCTACCTGAACGCCGTGTCCAACGTGGTGACCTGGACGATGCCCCAGCACCCGGTCTACCTGTGGACCCTGCCGATGTTCCACTGCAACGGCTGGTGCTTCCCCTGGACCATGGCGCTGCAGGCCGGGGTGAGCGTCTGCCTGCGCCGGGTCGACCCACAGCTGATCTTCCCGCTCATCCGCGAGCAGCAGGTCACCCACATGTGCGGTGCCCCCATCGTCTACGGCATGCTGGTCAACGCCCCGGCCGCGCTGAGAGAAGGCATCAGCCACACCGTGCAGGGCCTGATCGCCGGGGCGGCGCCGCCGGCCGCGATCATCGAAGGCTGCGAGCGCATCGGCATCGACATCACCCACGTCTACGGCCTGACCGAGGTCTACGGCCCGGCGGCCGTTTGCGCCAAGCAGGAAGAGTGGAGCGGCCTGCCCATCGAAGAACGCGCCGCGCTCAACGCCCGCCAGGGCGTGGCCTACCCGCTGCAGCAGGACGTCACCGTGCTCAACCCCGAGACGCTGCAGCCGGTGCCCGCCGATGGCGAGACGATGGGCGAGATCTTCTTCCGCGGCAACATCGTGATGAAGGGCTACCTGAAGAACCCCGAGGCGACGCAGGAAGCCTTCAAGGGCGGCTGGTTCCACACCGGGGATCTGGCGGTGATGCACCCGGACGGCTACGTCAAGATCAAGGACCGCAGCAAGGACATCATCATCTCGGGCGGGGAGAACATCTCCAGCGTGGAGGTGGAGGAAGTGCTGTACCGGCACCCGGCCGTGGCCTTGGCGGCGGTGGTGGCGGTGCCGGATGCAAAGTGGGGCGAGGTGCCCTGCGCGGTGGTGGAGCTGCGCGACGGCGTGAGCGCCACGCCCGAGGAGATCATCGAGTTCTGCCGCGGCCACATGGCGCGCTACAAGGTGCCCAAGCAGATCGTCTTCGGCGTGCTGCCCAAGACCTCGACCGGCAAGATCCAGAAGTTCCAGCTGCGCCAGCAGTTCAGGTCGGCTGCGGCGATCGGCTGA
- a CDS encoding YkvA family protein, giving the protein MTLWFARAHPATPWTAKALAAVVVAYALSPIDLIPDFVPVLGYLDDVILLPLLIWLALRLLPPEVITESRRQAEAWLERHEARPRSWAGAIGIGLIWLVVAVGLSLWVVRAAGAV; this is encoded by the coding sequence ATGACGCTGTGGTTTGCCCGCGCCCACCCGGCCACGCCCTGGACGGCCAAGGCGCTGGCGGCGGTCGTGGTGGCCTACGCGCTCAGCCCGATCGACCTGATCCCGGACTTCGTGCCGGTGCTGGGCTACCTGGACGACGTGATCCTGCTGCCGCTGCTGATCTGGCTGGCACTGCGGCTACTGCCGCCCGAGGTGATCACCGAATCGCGTCGGCAGGCCGAGGCCTGGCTGGAGCGCCATGAGGCCCGGCCGCGCAGCTGGGCCGGGGCGATCGGCATCGGGCTGATCTGGCTGGTGGTTGCGGTGGGGCTGTCGCTGTGGGTGGTGCGGGCGGCGGGCGCTGTCTGA
- a CDS encoding response regulator transcription factor produces the protein MTPTGPVPLGGAAALVYVIEDDAAVAGLVADTLREFGYATETFHSATAALRRLPVQRPDLCIVDLGLPDMDGIELVRQITAAHTCGVLILTGRGHTVDRVMGLELGGDDYVVKPFDTRELVARVRSILRRRSAAAPGMAPGTRRLASFAGWTLDGASNTLRSPAGEEQVLGLAEAQVLRVFLDRPHQILTREQLIGQHDLSPLDRSIDVRISRLRRRLEADPQNPKLIKTVYGAGYLFTAAVTWS, from the coding sequence ATGACCCCGACCGGGCCCGTGCCCCTGGGCGGCGCCGCCGCGCTGGTCTACGTCATCGAGGACGACGCGGCGGTCGCCGGACTGGTGGCCGACACCCTGCGCGAGTTCGGCTACGCCACGGAAACCTTCCACAGCGCGACGGCCGCCCTGCGCCGCCTGCCGGTGCAGCGCCCCGACCTGTGCATCGTCGACCTCGGCCTGCCGGACATGGACGGCATCGAGCTGGTGCGGCAGATCACCGCCGCCCACACCTGCGGCGTGCTGATCCTCACCGGCCGGGGCCACACGGTGGACCGGGTCATGGGCCTGGAACTGGGCGGCGACGACTACGTCGTCAAGCCCTTCGACACGCGCGAACTGGTCGCCCGCGTGCGCAGCATCCTGCGGCGGCGCAGCGCGGCAGCCCCCGGCATGGCACCGGGCACTCGCCGGTTGGCGAGCTTCGCGGGCTGGACGCTCGACGGCGCCTCCAACACCCTGCGTTCACCCGCGGGCGAGGAGCAGGTGCTCGGCCTGGCCGAGGCCCAGGTGCTGCGCGTCTTCCTCGATCGCCCGCACCAGATCCTCACCCGCGAGCAGCTGATCGGCCAGCACGACCTCTCTCCGTTGGACCGCAGCATCGACGTGCGCATCTCCCGCCTGCGCCGCCGCCTGGAGGCCGACCCGCAGAACCCGAAGCTGATCAAGACCGTCTACGGGGCCGGCTACCTCTTCACCGCCGCAGTCACCTGGAGCTGA
- a CDS encoding PAS-domain containing protein, whose amino-acid sequence MPDDRPPPSPPSPPLAQSSGLSDLSPRHGGLQAALDLIDQGFTLIDGDLRMVAWNQTFLRLLDFPDELAWVGAPFEGFMRYNAQRGEYGPGDPDLQVRERMLAASRFTAHTLERTRPDGTVLLVRGVPVPGHGFVTLYSDITAQRAAERQIQQHAAVLEQRVAERTAELRRSEAQMRLITDSIPALVAYFDRHRNYRYINRGYKAWFGLDPDHPERVSAKAYLGAATYAGIRPNVARALAGEPVTYEYEVDIVGGTRLIARTTLIPEVDVDGQVAGCFELTFDITEQKRSQAMLVQAQKMEALGQLTGGLAHDFNNILTVVIGNLEGLRRARPDDPAMAESIEPALLAAHRGADLIRRLMSFSRQQPLAAKATDVGRLLDEVARLVRRTLPEDRQLDLRPCTVSVWAWADAHQLQNSLLNLIFNARDATAAGGRIALGLEVHDVAATAATELGLRPGPHVRLVVSDNGCGMDRATQERVFEPFFTTKPPGHGTGLGLAMVYGFITQSAGAIRIDSAPGAGTTVSLWLPACEAPLEDVDVESPASPAPAGSRGLALLVEDDAAVRQVVRRDLLALGFAVLEAENGPEALEILDCTPAITLVLTDGVMPGGVDGRQVAAHARRQRVPQVLLMSGYAPGASPDEGQPILPKPFTREQLAARLESGDGR is encoded by the coding sequence ATGCCCGACGACCGCCCGCCCCCTTCCCCGCCCTCACCCCCATTGGCCCAATCCTCGGGTCTGTCGGACCTGTCGCCCCGCCACGGCGGATTGCAGGCGGCCCTGGACCTGATCGACCAGGGCTTCACGCTGATCGACGGCGACCTGCGCATGGTGGCCTGGAACCAGACCTTCCTGCGCCTGCTGGACTTTCCGGACGAACTGGCCTGGGTGGGTGCCCCGTTCGAGGGCTTCATGCGCTACAACGCGCAGCGCGGTGAATACGGCCCGGGTGACCCGGATCTGCAGGTGCGCGAGCGCATGCTGGCGGCCAGCCGCTTCACCGCCCACACGCTGGAGCGCACCCGGCCCGACGGCACCGTGCTGCTGGTGCGCGGGGTGCCGGTGCCGGGCCACGGTTTCGTGACGCTGTACTCCGACATCACCGCACAGCGCGCCGCCGAGCGGCAGATCCAGCAGCACGCCGCCGTGCTCGAACAGCGGGTGGCCGAGCGCACTGCGGAGCTGCGCCGCAGCGAGGCGCAGATGCGCCTGATCACCGACTCCATCCCGGCGCTGGTGGCCTACTTCGACCGCCACCGCAATTACCGCTACATCAACCGCGGCTACAAGGCCTGGTTCGGCCTGGACCCGGATCACCCCGAGCGGGTCAGCGCCAAGGCCTACCTCGGCGCGGCCACCTATGCGGGCATCCGCCCCAACGTGGCGCGCGCGCTGGCGGGTGAGCCGGTGACCTACGAGTACGAGGTCGACATCGTCGGCGGCACGCGGCTGATCGCACGCACCACGCTGATTCCGGAAGTGGACGTCGACGGCCAGGTGGCCGGCTGCTTCGAACTCACCTTCGACATCACCGAGCAGAAGCGCTCCCAGGCGATGCTGGTGCAGGCACAGAAGATGGAAGCGCTGGGCCAGCTCACCGGCGGACTGGCGCACGACTTCAACAACATCCTCACCGTGGTGATCGGCAACCTGGAAGGCCTGCGCCGGGCGCGTCCGGACGACCCGGCGATGGCCGAGTCCATCGAACCGGCGCTGCTCGCCGCCCACCGCGGCGCCGACCTGATCCGCCGCCTGATGTCCTTCTCCCGCCAGCAGCCGCTGGCGGCCAAGGCCACCGACGTGGGCCGGCTGCTCGACGAGGTTGCGCGGCTGGTGCGGCGCACGCTGCCCGAGGATCGGCAGCTGGACCTTCGCCCCTGCACCGTCTCCGTCTGGGCCTGGGCCGATGCCCACCAGCTGCAGAACAGCCTGCTGAACCTGATCTTCAACGCCCGAGACGCCACCGCGGCAGGCGGGCGGATCGCGCTCGGACTGGAAGTGCACGACGTCGCGGCCACCGCCGCCACGGAACTGGGGCTGCGCCCGGGCCCGCACGTGCGCCTGGTGGTGAGCGACAACGGCTGCGGCATGGACCGCGCCACGCAGGAGCGCGTCTTCGAGCCCTTTTTCACCACCAAGCCACCGGGCCACGGCACCGGGCTGGGCCTGGCGATGGTGTACGGCTTCATCACCCAGTCCGCTGGCGCCATCCGCATCGACAGCGCGCCCGGCGCCGGCACCACCGTCTCGCTCTGGCTGCCGGCCTGCGAGGCCCCGCTGGAGGACGTCGACGTCGAATCGCCCGCCTCGCCGGCGCCGGCCGGCTCGCGGGGCCTGGCCCTGCTGGTCGAGGACGACGCAGCGGTGCGCCAGGTGGTGCGCCGGGATCTGCTCGCCCTGGGCTTCGCGGTGCTGGAGGCGGAGAACGGGCCGGAGGCGCTGGAGATCCTGGACTGCACGCCCGCGATCACGCTGGTCCTGACCGACGGGGTGATGCCCGGTGGCGTCGACGGTCGGCAGGTGGCCGCCCACGCCCGGCGCCAGCGGGTTCCGCAGGTGCTGCTGATGAGCGGCTATGCCCCCGGCGCATCGCCTGACGAGGGCCAGCCGATCCTGCCCAAGCCCTTCACCCGGGAGCAGTTGGCGGCCCGGCTCGAATCCGGGGACGGGCGATGA
- a CDS encoding acyl-CoA synthetase gives MQTHPYNVGLDKNDANFVALSPLSFLERTARVYPQRLALVHGGLRQTWAQTFERCRRLASALSKRGIGLGDTVAAMLPNTPPMYEAHFGVPVTGAVLNTLNTRLDPEAIAFQLDHGGAKVLLTDREFSSTIARALALMTGPKPLVIDVLDADFEGGKSLGELDYEAFLAEGDPVYAWTLPADEWQAISLNYTSGTTGNPKGVVTHHRGAYLNAVSNVVTWTLPLHPVYLWTLPMFHCNGWCFPWTMALQAGVSVCLRRVDPQLIFPLIREQKVTHMCGAPIVYGMLVNAPAALREGISHTVQGLIAGAAPPAAIIEGCERIGIDITHVYGLTEVYGPAAVCAKQEEWAPLPIEQRAALNARQGVAYPLQQDVTVLNPETLQPVPADGETMGEIFFRGNIVMKGYLKNPEASAEAFRGGWFHTGDLAVLHPDGYVKIKDRSKDIIISGGENISSVEVEEVLYRHPAVALAAVVAVPDAKWGEVPCAVVELRDGVSATPEEIIEFCRGHMARYKVPKQIVFGVLPKTSTGKIQKFQLRQQFKSASAIG, from the coding sequence ATGCAGACCCATCCCTACAACGTCGGGCTGGACAAGAACGACGCCAATTTTGTGGCGCTGAGCCCTTTGAGCTTCCTGGAGCGCACGGCGAGGGTGTACCCGCAGCGCCTGGCGCTGGTGCACGGGGGGCTGCGGCAGACCTGGGCACAGACCTTCGAGCGCTGCCGCCGCCTGGCGTCGGCGCTCAGCAAGCGCGGCATCGGCCTGGGTGACACGGTGGCGGCCATGCTGCCCAACACCCCGCCGATGTACGAAGCCCACTTCGGCGTGCCGGTGACCGGCGCGGTGCTCAACACCCTGAACACCCGGCTCGACCCGGAGGCGATTGCCTTCCAGCTCGACCACGGCGGCGCCAAGGTACTGCTCACCGACCGGGAGTTCTCCTCGACGATCGCCCGCGCCCTGGCGCTGATGACCGGCCCGAAGCCGCTGGTCATCGACGTGCTCGACGCCGACTTCGAAGGCGGTAAGTCGCTGGGTGAGCTGGACTACGAGGCCTTCCTCGCCGAAGGCGACCCGGTCTACGCCTGGACGCTGCCTGCGGACGAATGGCAGGCCATCTCGCTGAACTACACCAGCGGCACCACCGGCAACCCCAAGGGCGTGGTGACCCACCACCGCGGCGCCTACCTGAACGCCGTGTCCAACGTCGTCACCTGGACGCTGCCCCTGCACCCGGTGTACCTGTGGACGCTGCCGATGTTCCACTGCAACGGCTGGTGCTTCCCCTGGACGATGGCGCTGCAGGCGGGCGTCAGCGTCTGCCTGCGCCGGGTCGACCCGCAGCTGATCTTCCCGCTGATTCGCGAGCAGAAGGTGACGCACATGTGCGGTGCCCCCATCGTCTACGGCATGCTCGTCAACGCCCCCGCTGCGCTGCGCGAAGGCATCAGCCACACCGTGCAGGGCCTGATCGCCGGGGCGGCGCCGCCGGCGGCGATCATCGAAGGCTGCGAGCGCATCGGCATCGACATCACCCACGTCTACGGCCTGACCGAGGTCTACGGCCCGGCGGCCGTCTGCGCCAAGCAGGAGGAATGGGCGCCTCTGCCGATCGAGCAGCGCGCCGCACTGAACGCCCGCCAGGGCGTGGCCTACCCGCTGCAGCAGGACGTCACCGTGCTGAACCCCGAGACGCTGCAGCCCGTGCCGGCCGACGGCGAGACGATGGGCGAGATCTTCTTCCGCGGCAACATCGTCATGAAAGGCTACCTGAAGAACCCCGAGGCGAGCGCCGAGGCCTTCCGTGGCGGCTGGTTCCACACCGGAGATCTCGCGGTGCTGCACCCGGACGGCTACGTCAAGATCAAGGACCGCAGCAAGGACATCATCATCTCCGGCGGGGAGAACATCTCCAGCGTGGAGGTGGAGGAGGTGCTGTACCGGCACCCGGCGGTGGCGCTGGCCGCGGTGGTGGCGGTGCCCGATGCGAAGTGGGGCGAGGTGCCCTGCGCGGTGGTGGAGCTGCGCGACGGCGTGAGCGCCACGCCCGAGGAGATCATCGAGTTCTGCCGCGGCCACATGGCGCGCTACAAGGTGCCCAAGCAGATCGTCTTCGGCGTGCTGCCCAAGACCTCGACCGGCAAGATCCAGAAGTTCCAGCTGCGCCAGCAGTTCAAGTCGGCTTCGGCGATCGGCTGA
- a CDS encoding ABC transporter ATP-binding protein, whose protein sequence is MSTEFILETRGLTKEFKGFAAVQDVNLKILRGSIHALIGPNGAGKTTVFNLLTKFLQPTRGQILFDGQDISREEPAQIARRGVIRSFQISATFGHMTALENVRVALQRRLGTSFHFWRHERTLRQLDDEAMALLDQVDLGSYARTLAVEMPYGRKRALEIATTLALDPQLMLLDEPTQGMGHEDVDRVAELIKKVAASRTVAMVEHNLSVVEKLCDRITVLQRGQILTEGPYAEVSKDPRVLEAYVGVAA, encoded by the coding sequence ATGAGCACTGAATTCATCCTCGAGACCCGCGGCCTGACCAAGGAGTTCAAGGGCTTTGCGGCCGTGCAGGACGTGAACCTGAAGATCCTCCGCGGCAGCATCCACGCGCTGATCGGCCCGAACGGCGCCGGCAAGACGACCGTCTTCAACCTGCTGACCAAGTTCCTGCAGCCCACGCGCGGGCAGATCCTCTTCGATGGCCAGGACATCAGCCGCGAGGAGCCGGCGCAGATCGCCCGGCGCGGCGTGATCCGCTCCTTCCAGATCTCAGCCACTTTCGGCCACATGACCGCGCTGGAGAACGTGCGGGTGGCGCTGCAGCGCCGCCTGGGCACCAGCTTCCACTTCTGGCGCCATGAGCGCACCCTGCGCCAGCTCGACGACGAGGCGATGGCGTTGCTGGATCAGGTGGACCTGGGCAGCTACGCCCGCACGCTGGCGGTCGAGATGCCCTACGGCCGCAAGCGCGCGCTGGAGATCGCCACCACGCTGGCGCTGGACCCCCAGCTGATGCTGCTGGACGAGCCCACCCAGGGCATGGGCCACGAGGACGTGGACCGGGTGGCCGAGCTGATCAAGAAGGTCGCGGCCAGCCGCACCGTGGCGATGGTGGAGCACAACCTGTCGGTGGTGGAAAAACTCTGCGACCGCATCACCGTGCTGCAGCGTGGCCAGATCCTCACCGAAGGGCCCTACGCGGAGGTCTCCAAGGACCCGCGGGTGCTCGAAGCCTATGTGGGAGTCGCCGCATGA
- a CDS encoding ABC transporter ATP-binding protein: MTAQRRADPALSPPRGNEMLRITDLHAFYGESHVLHGIDLRVAEGELITLLGRNGAGRSTTLKSMMGLVGRASGSVMFNGRELIGMAPHQVARLAVGFCPEERGIFSGLTTEENLLLPPVVRSGGMTIEEIYELFPNLWERRHSPGTRLSGGEQQMLAMARILRTGARLLLLDEITEGLAPVIVLKLGQVIRLLKSRGYTIVLVEQNFRFAAPLADRHYVLEHGRVVAVVHKDELADKTEMLHELLGV, from the coding sequence ATGACCGCCCAACGCCGGGCCGACCCGGCGCTGAGCCCGCCGCGCGGCAACGAGATGCTGCGCATCACCGACCTGCACGCCTTCTACGGCGAATCGCATGTGCTGCACGGCATCGACCTGCGCGTGGCCGAAGGTGAGCTGATCACCCTGCTGGGCCGCAACGGCGCCGGCCGCTCGACCACGCTGAAGTCGATGATGGGGCTGGTGGGCCGCGCCAGCGGCTCGGTGATGTTCAACGGCCGCGAGCTGATCGGCATGGCGCCGCACCAGGTGGCGCGCCTCGCGGTGGGCTTCTGCCCGGAGGAGCGCGGCATCTTCTCCGGCCTGACCACCGAGGAGAACCTGCTGCTGCCGCCGGTGGTGCGCTCCGGCGGCATGACGATCGAGGAGATCTACGAGCTCTTTCCCAATCTCTGGGAGCGCCGCCACAGCCCGGGCACCCGGCTGTCCGGCGGTGAGCAGCAGATGCTGGCGATGGCGCGCATCCTGCGCACCGGCGCGCGGCTGCTGCTGCTCGACGAGATCACCGAGGGCCTGGCCCCGGTGATCGTGCTGAAGCTCGGGCAGGTGATCCGCCTGCTCAAGTCGCGCGGCTACACCATTGTGCTGGTGGAGCAGAACTTCCGCTTCGCCGCGCCCCTGGCCGACCGCCACTACGTGCTGGAGCACGGCCGCGTGGTGGCCGTGGTGCACAAGGACGAGCTGGCCGACAAGACCGAGATGCTGCACGAGCTGCTCGGCGTCTGA